One Periophthalmus magnuspinnatus isolate fPerMag1 chromosome 8, fPerMag1.2.pri, whole genome shotgun sequence genomic window carries:
- the tcf20 gene encoding transcription factor 20 isoform X2: MQNFSNSPAPSSLPPGFSGRGGAGPPYPSQPAEPQISPRMTDDYAGMQQQNLHRGHSHPGQASHMLAYSSRNRGAVELPPGHASIHSGNANNPYRKAPMEYYFSVGGKDRSRTMGMGFGASFGYPSMDGHIPHQYRPTGSGSTPPVGLMSPYPVDYGATSGTGGGAGAGAFSPSHQYNMAQNPAMQSVPSSQMQHRQHGQTFPSVHQQHRNYPQSGHRMTPQYPQYSPQGGGSTGSSGMYSPPPQRYLDGAATTGFDPKINSSPSVTAASNSGSVASNNVGPMENVQQSYHASNYAGYSPQTHSLHKQATLQHRSSQHNLGVGYDNSLKMQHQGSSSGTVYAKHQQPSNPSIPQTTSLELAKSPMPPNAQQTQMNQNFSPISNPSPAASAVHSPSCSSSPSPLMGVSEAHGNPSGHGPSHPPISNPRSNHGHARLLQTIPQLSPTPNSNSSISSCGSSGSHKAHSRTGVGCSVPPAARNKMGLGGGIGQQEENPSVYSSSHNKIQDSSLNSLNALSSQVANLPNTVQHMILTDTVLSQKRGKDELLAPSQTRSRNASATSSTSTIKDGGVGVEVGPEEEQFSDEEHGRRRQMSGASSGSEPTHPPAPQSQQASNDPQAKDAGELESKIGETGVKPHSPPSSISCSIPNSVSEHQSAYNENGVSLKKNTIIINEIMKNANDGLEKKQKLSGQNVDIKTQNSLDKESKPHATSRLQNSEREEKHTLEEQQSAGGVGVIVSARSEASLNEKNKPETIEEKQPRSRDSSNHNGEEGVDLSLSSHQRSHLGLPQNLSQTGPQKYGYPESTYGSDLSMKNRGRAGLGGVIESNSKYAGYQQSQASSVAESTVKRGRGPTAAQGDNAQMQQFPSLLQEVLQGYNLDRRYGRPEQAYPANLQHQFPNRHPYESMQMQSDVNNALLGSSEKNLHPKQRNAHESDFAAEASVKLESSGAKCSQKTEKNEMGVSKSTLPHAADAQQPPPKHINLADYSLPQRKALSHISAHSSAVQELLLQEPEPLTGSSGQSEAQKPSGSVLAPSERRSVICDMSPNRRSTPERDRESDREREKSQCGASVIQQPFSFPAAANDVSKKDSGEKLVAKVEAAPKEADTGNFLPIHHTDLSRRGNVDAPPVPSQALSTNPLSSPSRHQSYLRGMDLSTGNASSTFHGYTFGDMREGMMPRSAPHFPSHHPYHNLSGQSQSANKLMYPPHPRAPLQLPQDMNDWFKAMSRTPKDVMMQPGLSPGRQKVSQSEQRQRMMSHTDMASDRSSMQSSFYDIKMWEATHSGRDGEAFYRTQPPPLAPPPPPVASHNPVPPEITPVSNAAEFSASRGPTEETKHPCPNPVISTAKLSADIHSPPPQTQRQIKAGASGDTNPLMLRRRVRSFISPIPAKRQLQDTPQQRAATANSHHSPGAHSETSHHNEDDSSSSEISCPRLSSPLSRDTYSQALSPSNSNTKVTPPRKGRGLKLEAIVQKITPNIKKPAAHTDEEPNHYASFSHPNEMQPLNDIQNQDLTHFPKVAGRDDGYMDESHTLNDMIPFQRVDEAGPLAPSAYKPDPRQTSQTMKQKDFDFGIPASAAGDKEDFALLGPLPPPPPLPRPVQGSPPPSSSALSDIQHFTNTYQQLETRRGEQSAANLLRQKLQESGMGFDDYPGSDYYGTTPPQGHMLSRQHQMSSSRSSLSPQDLKPQDNLVPKGYFPSGKKKGRPVGSVNKQKRAQNQGQTLSQTPSQAQPAALLAPPALSTVSTPVTMTPQPAQSICSPESGAPPLLENKNATPPPLAPPILTQVPKVDMESEDTQPELEVKPVRRRRRGVKDEDEPFEAGGKQRRRRRGAAAMPPSLAKDDPDVPLNAGRGLTNRACLDPNRKGPFVPHIHVENKVPEIGAVCTIINAEEDKMKGERSAVGGKASSSGIDSLLTSALSSQLSRRDRESEKRETDEVETTLQSGKALPSSGYVVSGPVITETNHSGRLLCCLCQKWANYKNLGDLYGPYYPAEYVTKLPKNQPQVRQCQTAAGANKIGPNSETSSNALSAIEDLSTKDVVPYAKPSNYSDYPLSLDSYLSHTVQPAFPAPQEEMMHITERFSSTSPFLSSSTNKPSRLSWDMNLDIMHIPELKREPDIENDQQKPAEETQLRPQHRKLTSHPRFKRRHKSSEKNPRMVPSNSKASLPFQPPPPALDSLGPLAQLAQLPQMPMDPEELWVHEACIIWTSGVYLVNGKLYGLQEALDGARETCCSFCDMVGSTLGCYSKGCTLRYHYLCAIEADCSLNEDNFSLRCPKHKFTPSIRPFKSVYLEQSERG, encoded by the exons ATGCAGAATTTTTCAAACAGCCCTGCTCCGTCCTCTCTCCCGCCTGGATTTAGTGGGAGGGGTGGGGCAGGGCCTCCCTATCCCTCTCAGCCAGCAGAACCACAGATTTCCCCCAGGATGACAGATGATTATGCAGGGATGCAACAGCAGAATCTGCACAGAGGCCATTCCCATCCTGGTCAAGCCAGCCACATGTTAGCTTACAGCTCCAGGAACAGAGGAGCGGTGGAGCTGCCGCCGGGACACGCCAGCATCCACAGTGGCAACGCTAATAACCCTTACAGGAAGGCTCCCATGGAATATTATTTTTCAGTTGGTGGaaaagacaggagcaggacaatGGGGATGGGTTTTGGAGCAAGCTTTGGCTACCCCAGTATGGATGGACATATCCCTCACCAGTACAGACCAACTGGATCAGGCTCTACGCCGCCTGTTGGCCTCATGTCCCCTTACCCAGTAGACTATGGCGCCACATCTGGTACAGGTGGAGGCGCAGGAGCTGGCGCTTTCTCGCCTTCACACCAGTACAACATGGCTCAGAACCCTGCAATGCAGTCAGTGCCAAGTTCTCAAATGCAGCACCGCCAGCACGGGCAAACCTTTCCGTCTGTCCATCAACAGCATAGAAATTACCCTCAGTCTGGCCATAGGATGACCCCCCAGTATCCGCAATACTCCCCACAGGGCGGGGGTTCTACCGGGTCATCTGGAATGTACAGCCCCCCTCCACAGAGATATCTTGATGGAGCTGCCACTACCGGATTTGATCCCAAAATCAACAGTTCTCCCAGTGTGACTGCAGCTTCAAACTCTGGTTCAGTTGCTTCTAACAATGTGGGGCCAATGGAGAATGTTCAACAGAGTTACCACGCTTCTAATTATGCTGGATATTCCCCACAGACACATTCACTTCACAAGCAAGCCACACTGCAGCATCGCTCCTCTCAGCACAACTTAGGGGTAGGTTATGACAACTCGCTGAAGATGCAGCACCAAGGCTCATCTTCAGGCACAGTATATGCTAAACATCAGCAGCCCTCGAACCCCAGTATACCTCAAACCACATCGTTAGAATTAGCCAAATCCCCGATGCCTCCTAATGCGCAGCAaacccaaatgaaccaaaactttAGTCCCATATCAAACCCCTCTCCAGCTGCTTCTGCTGTGCACTCTCCCAGTTGTAGCTCATCTCCTTCTCCTTTGATGGGGGTCTCAGAGGCGCACGGAAACCCCTCAGGTCACGGCCCGTCTCATCCTCCCATATCAAACCCTCGTAGCAACCATGGCCACGCCAGATTACTGCAAACTATACCCCAATTAAGCCCCACACCCAACTCCAATAGCAGCATCAGTAGTTGTGGTAGCAGCGGCAGTCACAAAGCTCATAGCAGGACTGGGGTCGGATGCAGTGTCCCTCCAGCAGCTCGCAATAAGATGGGTTTAGGTGGAGGGATTGGACAACAGGAGGAAAACCCCTCTGTCTACTCGTCATCTCATAACAAAATACAAGATTCTAGTTTAAATAGTCTTAATGCCTTGAGTTCCCAAGTTGCCAATTTACCAAACACTGTTCAGCACATGATTCTCACTGACACAGTGCTTTCTCAGAAAAGGGGAAAAGATGAGCTACTGGCTCCATCACAAACAAGGAGCAGAAACGCCAGTGCCACCTCTAGTACAAGTACTATTAAAGATGGCGGTGTGGGTGTAGAAGTTGGTCCTGAGGAAGAGCAGTTTTCTGACGAGGAACATGGGAGGCGGAGACAGATGAGTGGTGCAAGCAGTGGCTCTGAACCAACTCATCCTCCTGCGCCTCAGAGTCAGCAGGCGAGCAATGACCCACAGGCGAAAGACGCAGGGGAATTAGAATCCAAAATAGGAGAGACCGGTGTGAAGCCCCACTCACCTCCTTCATCAATCTCGTGTTCTATTCCTAACAGTGTTTCAGAACATCAGTCTGCCTATAATGAGAATGGAGTTTCTCTCAAgaaaaacactattattataaatgagattatgaaaaatgcaaatgatggtCTGGAGAAAAAGCAGAAACTGAGTGGCCAAAATGTAgacatcaaaacacaaaatagccTGGACAAAGAAAGTAAACCGCACGCCACATCCAGATTACAGAAtagtgagagagaagaaaagcacACGTTGGAGGAGCAGCAAAGTGCTGGCGGTGTAGGGGTTATTGTGTCGGCTCGGTCTGAAGCCAGTCTAAATGAAAAGAACAAACCAGAAACCATTGAAGAGAAACAGCCACGCTCACGGGACTCCAGCAACCATAATGGAGAAGAAGGTGTAGATTTGAGTCTTTCCTCCCATCAGAGATCACATTTAGGACTGCCTCAAAACCTGTCCCAGACTGGACCACAAAAATATGGCTACCCTGAATCAACATATGGCTCAGATTTGTCAATGAAGAACAGGGGCAGAGCGGGCCTAGGGGGTGTAATAGAAtcaaattccaaatatgcaggGTACCAGCAATCACAGGCTAGTTCTGTTGCAGAGTCGACAGTGAAGAGAGGACGAGGGCCCACAGCCGCTCAAGGAGATAACGCACAAATGCAGCAATTTCCAAGTCTGTTGCAGGAGGTACTTCAGGGTTATAACTTAGACCGACGTTATGGGAGACCAGAACAAGCGTACCCTGCCAATCTACAACATCAGTTTCCAAACAGACACCCATATGAAAGTATGCAGATGCAAAGTGATGTAAATAATGCTCTATTAGGTAGTTCTGAAAAAAACCTACATCCAAAACAGAGAAATGCTCATGAATCTGATTTTGCTGCAGAGGCTTCTGTAAAGTTAGAATCCTCTGGTGCAAAATGTTctcaaaaaactgaaaaaaatgaaatgggtGTGTCCAAAAGTACTTTACCACACGCTGCAGATGCTCAACAACCACCACCAAAACACATAAACTTAGCAGACTACTCTCTTCCACAGAGAAAAGCGCTCTCTCATATATCTGCTCACTCCTCTGCTGTAcaggagctgcttttacaagaGCCCGAGCCCCTCACAGGCAGCAGTGGGCAGAGTGAGGCTCAAAAACCATCCGGCTCTGTATTAGCTCCATCAGAGCGGCGATCCGTCATCTGTGATATGTCGCCCAACAGACGCAGCACAccagagagggacagggaaaGTGACAGAGAACGGGAGAAAAGTCAATGTGGAGCTTCTGTAATTCAACAGCCATTTTCCTTTCCAGCAGCTGCCAATGATGTGAGTAAAAAGGACAGTGGAGAGAAACTAGTAGCAAAAGTGGAGGCTGCGCCTAAAGAGGCAGATACAGGAAATTTCCTACCTATTCACCACACTGACCTGTCCAGGCGAGGAAATGTGGACGCACCTCCTGTGCCCTCACAAGCTCTCAGCACTAATCCTTTATCCTCTCCATCAAGACACCAGTCCTATTTACGAGGGATGGATTTATCAACTGGAAATGCCAGCAGTACTTTTCACGGATATACGTTTGGAGACATGAGAGAAGGCATGATGCCACGCAGCGCACCCCATTTTCCTTCTCATCATCCTTATCATAATTTATCTGGACAGAGCCAATCCGCCAATAAACTGATGTACCCCCCTCACCCACGCGCCCCACTTCAACTGCCACAAGACATGAATGACTGGTTCAAGGCAATGAGCAGGACACCTAAGGATGTAATGATGCAGCCTGGCCTGTCTCCAGGAAGACAAAAGGTTAGCCagtcagagcagagacagagaatgATGTCACACACTGACATGGCTAGTGATAGATCATCAATGCAGAGCTCTTTCtacgatataaaaatgtgggaGGCGACCCACtcggggagagatggagaggccTTTTACAGAACTCAGCCCCCTCCCCTCGCTCCCCCTCCCCCACCTGTAGCTTCACATAACCCTGTTCCTCCAGAAATAACTCCAGTTTCCAATGCTGCAGAATTCAGTGCTTCAAGAGGCCCCACTGAGGAAACAAAACATCCTTGTCCAAATCCTGTGATCAGCACAGCTAAGCTATCAGCCGACATACACTCCCCCCCTCCCCAGACACAACGGCAAATTAAAGCTGGTGCTTCTGGAGACACAAATCCACTCATGCTGAGACGAAGAGTTCGCTCATTTATTTCACCCATTCCAGCCAAAAGGCAACTCCAGGATACACCCCAGCAGAGGGCAGCCACCGCTAACTCACATCACTCCCCAGGGGCACACTCAGAAACCAGTCATCACAATGAAGATGACTCATCCAGTTCAGAAATCTCATGTCCCAGGctgtcttctcctctttccAGAGACACCTATTCACAAGCTTTGTCTCCGTCAAACAGTAACACTAAAGTCACACCTCCCAGGAAGGGGCGAGGGTTAAAGCTAGAGGCAATTGTGCAGAAAATCACACCAAATATTAAAAAGCCAGCTGCCCATACTGATGAGGAGCCAAATCATTACGCTAGCTTTTCACACCCAAATGAAATGCAACCATTAAATGATATACAGAACCAGGATTTGACCCATTTTCCTAAGGTTGCAGGAAGAGATGATGGATACATGGATGAAAGTCACACATTAAATGACATGATTCCTTTTCAAAGAGTTGATGAAGCTGGGCCACTAGCCCCATCCGCTTACAAACCTGATCCTCGACAGACGtctcaaacaatgaaacaaaaagacTTTGACTTTGGAATCCCAGCATCAGCCGCTGGGGACAAAGAGGattttgctttgcttggacCTTTACCTCCACCGCCTCCACTGCCAAGGCCAGTTCAAGGTTCACCGCCGCCATCTTCTTCTGCACTTTCAGACATCCAGCACTTCACCAATACTTACCAACAGCTCGAAACTAGACGTGGAGAGCAGTCTGCTGCAAACCTACTTCGACAGAAACTTCAGGAGTCTGGCATGGGGTTTGACGATTATCCTGGCAGTGACTATTATGGAACCACCCCCCCACAAGGACACATGCTGAGCAGACAACATCAGATGTCCTCTTCTAGGTCCAGTCTGTCGCCACAGGATTTGAAACCACAAGATAATTTGGTGCCAAAAGGCTATTTCCCTTCTGGCAAAAAGAAAGGCAGGCCTGTGGGGAGCGTGAATAAACAGAAACGAGCTCAAAACCAAGGCCAGACTTTATCACAGACTCCATCTCAAGCTCAGCCGGCAGCTCTCCTCGCTCCTCCGGCCCTGTCTACTGTATCTACACCTGTGACAATGACACCCCAACCGGCACAAAGCATCTGCAGCCCCGAGTCTGGAGCTCCTCCACTGCTGGAAAACAAAAACGCTACCCCCCCTCCACTGGCCCCTCCAATTCTGACACAGGTGCCCAAGGTCGACATGGAGAGTGAGGACACGCAGCCAGAGCTCGAGGTCAAGCCTGTGCGGCGAAGACGCAGAGGTGTGAAGGATGAAGATGAGCCTTTTGAGGCAGGAGGAAAACagcggaggagaaggaggggagcAGCAGCTATGCCACCATCACTGGCCAAAGATGACCCTGATGTACCTTTAAATGCTGGCAGGGGCCTTACTAACCGAGCGTGTTTGGATCCAAACAGGAAGGGGCCCTTTGTTCCACACATTCATGTAGAGAATAAGGTCCCTGAGATTGGAGCAGTGTGCACTATAATAAATGCAGAAGAGGACAAGATGAAAGGAGAACGGAGTGCCGTTGGAGGGAAGGCCAGCAGCAGTGGAATTGATTCTCTCCTGACTTCGGCTCTTTCTTCTCAGTTATCTCGGAGAGACAGAGAATCGGAAAAAAGGGAGACAGATGAGGTGGAAACAACTCTTCAGTCGGGCAAAGCACTTCCTTCATCTGGTTATGTTGTTTCAGGGCCTGTGATTACAGAGACCAATCACTCAGGCCGCCTGCTCTGCTGCCTCTGTCAGAAATGGGCAAACTATAAGAATCTCGGAGATCTCTATGGGCCTTACTATCCGGCTGAATATGTTACAAAACTCCCCAAGAATCAGCCCCAGGTTCGACAGTGTCAAACGGCCGCTGGCGCAAACAAAATAGGACCAAACTCAGAAACCAGCTCAAATGCTCTCAGCGCGATCGAAGACTTATCGACAAAAGATGTTGTACCTTATGCCAAACCTTCAAACTACAGTGACTACCCGCTCAGCCTGGACTCGTATCTGAGCCACACCGTTCAACCTGCTTTCCCAGCCCCACAGGAGGAAATGATGCACATTACGGAGAGATTCAGCAGCacttctcccttcctctcctccagcACCAACAAACCCTCCCGTCTAAGCTGGGACATGAATCTCGACATCATGCATATTCCCGAACTCAAGAGGGAGCCGGACATTGAAAACGACCAACAGAAGCCGGCAGAGGAAACTCAGCTGCGCCCTCAGCATAGAAAACTCACCTCACACCCCCGCTTTAAACGAAGGCATAAGTCCAGCGAGAAGAACCCGAGGATGGTGCCGTCGAACAGCAAGGCCTCCCTGCCCttccagcctcctcctcctgctttaGACTCTCTGGGTCCCCTGGCTCAGCTCGCTCAGCTCCCTCAGATGCCCATGGACCCAGAGGAGCTGTGGGTGCATGAAGCATGTATTATTTGGACCAGTGGGGTGTATCTTGTCAATGGAAAACTGTATGGCCTGCAGGAAGCGCTAGATGGAGCCAGAGAAACT TGTTGTTCCTTCTGTGACATGGTTGGCTCAACACTGGGCTGCTACAGTAAAGGCTGTACACTCCGTTATCACTACCTATGTGCGATTGAAGCAG ACTGCTCTCTGAATGAAGACAATTTCTCACTGCGGTGTCCGAAGCACAAG TTTACCCCGAGCATCCGGCCATTCAAGTCTGTATACCTGGAGCAGTCAGAAAGAGGCTGA